Below is a window of Moraxella nasibovis DNA.
AAACCACTCAAAATGTTTTGGGTGGTTTTTTAGAGTAAATAGGAATTTTCCATGAATTATAATTGGAATTGGGGCGTGTTGTTTCAGTCCACAGGGATTGGCAATGAGCTGTATTGGCATTGGCTGTTGAAAGGGTTTGGCTGGCTTTTGGTCATTGGCTCGACAGCATGGATCATCGCCTTGGTCATTGGCAGTGTGCTTGGTGTGATGAAAACCCTGCCCAACAAAGCCGCACGCACCATCGCCACCATGTATGTGGGCTTTTTTAGAAATGTGCCACTCTTGGTGCAGCTGTTTTTTTGGTTTTATGTGGCGCCGACCTTATTGACCGAGTCGCTGCGCAACTGGTGGTTCACTTCGTTGTCATTCAACACTTCGGCGGTCATCTCAGCCAGCATCGGTTTGGGGCTGTTTACCGCCGCACGCATCATCGAGCAGGTGCGCACAGGCATCGAATCTTTGCCAAAAGGGCAGGCGAACGCAGGCTATGCGCTTGGGTTTAGCACCGCTCAGGTATACCGTCATGTGCTATTGCCACAGGCGTTTCGAGTGATCTTGCCGCCCATGTCATCTGAGCTGACCAACTGCTTTAAAAATGCGTCTGTCGCTTCACTGGTGGGTGTGGCGGAGCTGATCAGCCAGACCAAGACCATCAGCGAATACACGCAAAACAACTTTGAGGTCTATACCTTCGCCACCATCATTTATCTCATCTTTAATATGACGCTCATCTTTGGCATGACTTGGCTTGAAAAGAAAGTGCGCATTAAAGGGCAGATTGGAGGTGCGGTATGAATGAATTACAGCTTGCCATGCCTGCCTTGATGGCGGGGTTTTGGGTGACCTTAAAGGTGCTGGTGCTTGCCATCATCGGTGGTCTTGCCATCGGTACGGTGCTGGCGCTGATGAGGCTGTCAGGTAAAAAGTGGCTGTCTGTGCCAGCGGCATTGTATGTCAATTATTTTCGCTCGGTGCCGCTGCTTTTGGTGCTTTTGTGGTTTTATTTTGCTGTGCCGATGATGTACAACTGGATCACGGGCAAATTTTTCACGCTCGACACCGCCTTCACTTCTTGTGTGGTGGCGTTCATGGTGTTTGAGGCAGCCTATTTTTCAGAAATCGTGCGAGCGGGCATTCAGTCGATTGGGCGTGGACAGGTCTCGGCAGCCTATGCGCTGGGCATGACTTATAAGCAGACCATGCAGCTCATCATCTTGCCGCAAGCCTTTCGCAAGATGCTGCCACTTGTATTGCAACAATGTATCATCTTATTCCAAGACACGACGCTTGTCTTTGCCATTGGTCTGGTGGACTTTTTTCGTGCCAGCTATGTGCGAGGCGATCTGATGGGCTATCTTACGCCTTATATTTTGGGCGCAGGTGCGGTGTATTTTGTGATCAGTTTGACAGCGTCCACTGGCGTGAACATGCTTAAAAAGCGACTAAGATTTTAAAGGAAAATTTATGGCAATCGTACAACAAATCAACGACACGACATGGATTAATGAGTTTGGCGGTCTGGTGTCAAACGAAGGTCACGCCAGCGACGAGATCATGATTAAGATTCGTGATGTGTCAAAATGGTATGGCAATTTTCAAGTATTGACCGACTGCACTGCCCACATTCACAAGGGTGATGTGGTGGTGGTCTGCGGACCGTCAGGCTCAGGCAAATCGACCTTGATTAAGACGGTCAATGGGCTTGAACCATTCCAAAAAGGCACGATCACCGTAGGCGACACTTCGGTGGGCGACAAGTCCACTAACCTTGCCAAGCTCAGAAGTCGCGTGGGCATGGTGTTTCAGCATTTTGAGCTGTTTCCGCATTTGTCCATCAAGGACAATCTTACCATCGCTCAGGTGAAGGTATTGGGGCGCTCAGAAAGTGAGGCGACCGCCAAAGGCTTGGCGTATCTTGACCGTGTGGGGCTGTCTGCTCACGCCAATAAATACCCCGCCGAGCTGTCGGGTGGGCAACAACAACGAGTGGCGATCGCTCGTGCTTTATCGATGGATCCTGTCGCCATGTTGTTTGATGAGCCGACATCAGCGCTCGACCCTGAGATGATTCAAGAGGTCTTGGATGTCATGGTGAGCCTTGCTCGTGATGGCATGACCATGATGTGCGTGACGCATGAGATGGGCTTTGCACGCCAAGTGGCAAATCGCATCATCTTTATGGATGAGGGCAACATCGTAGAAAATTGTAGCCGTGATGAGTTTTTTGGTGGTGCAAGAAGTGATAGAGCGCAATCTTTTTTATCAAAAATTCTCAATCACTGATGTTTTTAATAGCATCAAACCGCCTAAATTTGGGCGGTTTTTTGTGGTAAAATCATCCAAAAAGTTTTACAATAGAGCGTGTTGAGCATGTCTAAGTTATGAATAAGACTACCAATGTTCAACACGCTCAGTCATCTTAGCTCATCTTTTATTATTTTATTGGAAAAATCATGTCCGTCTATACTCACTTATCTGATGATGAATTTTTTGCGTTTTGTGGTCTTTATGGCGTACCCTTCAAAAAAGCCACGCCCATCACGCAAGGCATCAAAAATTCCAACTGGTTTATCAGCACAGACAGTGATGCGGACGATGATTTTAGCTATGTATTTACGCTGTATGAGGAGCGTGTGCCTGCCGACATTATCAAGATGGCAACCGTCATGCACGCCCTAAAAGACAAGCTCCCCATCGCCTCGCCACTCATCAAAAAAACCGCCAAAGGGCAAAATATCGGCGAAGATTGTGTCATGCGTTATGAAAACAAAGCAATCCTAGTCGTACCAAAGCTGGCAGGCTCGCACCCAAGTGCCACCGATGAGCCGATGTGTTTTGAGATGGGGTGTGCATTGGCGATTTTGCACCAAACTTTGCAAACCTTACAGCCTGCCGAAGAATACGGCGTGCCACTGTATGACTGGGCAAGGGTCAAAGAGCGTGAGACGGGCTTTATGCCTGCTGACGAAGCAAAGCTTATGAACGACATTTGGGACGCTTATGCCAAATTGCCGACCGATTTGCCAAAGGGGCTGTGTCATTTGGACATGTTTACCGACAACACGCTTTGGGATTTTTCAGGCGATATGCCACGCCTGACGGGGCTACTTGACTTTACCGAAGTGTCGGTGGAGCATTATGTGATGGACATTGCCATTACCATCAATGACTTTTGTACTACTTGGGGTAACGCCAGCGATGGCGAGAGCGTGAATTTTAATACTGATAAAATGAATGCCTTTATCAAAGGTTATGAAAGTATCCGCCCCTTAACGCTTGATGAAAAAAACGCTTTGCCAGTCATGTTGGCGTATAGTGCGACCATTTTTTGGCTACTGCGTCTTAATGTTATTCATTATAACCGTGAGCAAGGTCGCACAGGCGATGACATTATGGTGAAAAACCCTGATTTGATGAAACGACTGGCGAGTTTGCATTGGGGGAGGGTGTGACTTTTCAGGTGTCAAAGACTTGGCTTGATTTTCAAGATCAGCTGGATTTATTAAAACAGCGTGGATTGGTGGTCGGTGATGAACTAACTGCCATTCATCATTTGCAACGCATTGGCTATTATCGTTTGGCGGGTTATGCTTATTCGTTTCGCCAAATCATCCCTAATAACACACCACCAAAACGCAGAGATACTTTTATTCAAGGCAGTCATTTTGATGATATTATTCAGCTTTATCAATTTGACAAGCGATTGAGATTGCTTGCTTTTGAAGCTATAGAGCAAATTGAAATGGCAATTCGTACTGATATTGCTTATACGCTTGGCAAACGACATGTCAATGCTCATGAGAAAAGCGAATGTTTGGATGCTGGCTTTTGCAATCGTTTTGGTAAGAGGCAGGGCAAGAAAGATTTGTATAGCCAGAAATCTGACCATCATGCTTGGCTGGATAAGTATGACAGCTTGGTTAATCGTGCCAAAAAACAGGCGTTTGTTAAGCATAATCTTGACACTTATGGTTGCTTACCAATTTGGGTGGCGTGTGAGATTTTGGATTTTGGGGCATTATCACGACTGTATGGCGGATTGAAATATCAAGATCGCCAAAGTATTGCCAAAAAATACAAAACAACACCCGACCTGTTATCACAATGGCTAAGAAGCCTGAATTTTATTAGGAATATCGTTGCTCATCATGGTAGGCTCTGGAATGTCAATATGATTGACCGTAGCAATATATCCGCCAGCTTTCCTAATACTTCGGTGCGACAATTGGACAACCAAAAACCTTTTGCTTACTTTTATTTGATGGCTCATTTGGTTGAAATTATCAGTCCGCAGTCAGATTGGAAAGTTCGGTTAATTCAACATTTGAACCATTTTCCAGTACCCAGAAACAGTGCGGTCAGTCTGCAAGATTTTGGTTATTTGTCAGCCTTTAAGAAATATGGTTGGTAAAAAAGAAAGCCCCAGATTACCGTTGTCCAAAAGAACAAGGCAGGGTCTGGGGGCGTATTAGTTTTAGTATAGCAAGCGTGATTTGTCTTGTCAATAAAAAGAGTAAAAAAATGTGCCAGCTATTAGGAATGAACTGCAACACACCCACCGACATTGGGTTTAGTTTTACGGGCTTTCGTCAGCGGGGTGGGGCGACTGACCACCACGAGGACGGCTTTGGCATTGCTTTTTTTGAAAAAAGCGACTCGGGGCGAATGGGGCTGCGTCAGTTTCATGACAACCAGCCCAGTCACCTATCCCCTGTGGCAGATTTGATTAACCAATACCCCATCAAAGCCATGAATGTCATCGCTCACATCAGACGAGCCACCACTGGCGAGAAAAACAACCTTGCCAATATCCACCCCTTTGTGCGTGAGGTCTGGGGCGAGCAGTGGGCATTTGCGCACAATGGGCAGATGACCGACAGCTTTATGCGCCGTACCCAGAGGCTTTCTGCCAATGGCAATGCCGAGCACTATGCCCCCGTGGGGACGACTGACAGCGAGCTTGCGTTTTGCTATCTGTTAAACCGCTTAAAAGCCACTTTCAAGACTCGCCCGTCTGATGAGGCTTTGTTTGCGTTTTTGACAGCGCAGTGCCGCTATCTGTCCGCCAATGGATTGTTCAACTGCTTGATTTCTAACGGCGATTGGCAGCTGGCTTATGCAGGCAGTTTGCTGTTTTATCTGACTCGCCAAGCGCCATTTGGTGAGGCAAAGCTGTCGGATGGCGAGATGAGCGTGAACTTTAATGATGTCACCACCGCCAAGGACAAAGTGACGGTGATCGTCACCATACCGCTCACCACCAATGAAAAATGGCAACAAATCGCCGTGGACGAATGCTTGGTGTTCAAAGACGGTGCGGTGGTGTTCCAAGACACGCCAAGCAAAAAAACCTACATGAGCATCGAGGACGGCATCGCCTTGGCACGCAGTGTGGGGGCGAGTATTTAGGATTTGCTCTGTGGATTTGGGTTGCTGTGGCGGATGGGGCAGGTGGGTGTGGTTGAATTGATCAAAGTCAAAAAGTGTGATTAAAAATTTGCACCATAAGTGCAAAATGTCCATTTAACGGCTATTTTCATAAACCCAACGCCGACAATCGCCATATTTATAAAATTTGACATACAAATGCACTTGATATAAATTATCAAAATTATAATCACCCACCGATATTTCGTTTTCTCCCACACAAAACTGCCTTTTAAAAGAATGGCTACTGGTATCGTAGGCGGGTAATTCTGTGTCGGCAATTTTTTGAATATTTTCTAACAAAATCTTGGTGTCGATATAAGACAAATTGTGATATTTGTAAGTAATACTAATGGATTGAGCGTCGGTGCGTTTATGGTCATCTCGTTCATCAAATGGGGGCAAGCCGATTGTAATGGTATTCAAGATTTGTTGCAATTCGGCTTGCTTTTTATCATAATCCAATGTGATTGGGGCGTGATATTTGGGGTTTTTGAATACATCCACCCAAAAATAAATCATCATGGGTAGCATAAAAGCCAAGATAGCTGCGGTAAAAATACCACGAATCATACTTTTCATACTACCCACCTTAAAAATTAGTGTTCACGAGTCGCCCTAAACTCCACCTCAGGATAACGCTCTTGCATTAATTGCAAATTAACACGGCTTGGGGAAAATTGACAAATAAATCATAAC
It encodes the following:
- a CDS encoding amino acid ABC transporter permease gives rise to the protein MNYNWNWGVLFQSTGIGNELYWHWLLKGFGWLLVIGSTAWIIALVIGSVLGVMKTLPNKAARTIATMYVGFFRNVPLLVQLFFWFYVAPTLLTESLRNWWFTSLSFNTSAVISASIGLGLFTAARIIEQVRTGIESLPKGQANAGYALGFSTAQVYRHVLLPQAFRVILPPMSSELTNCFKNASVASLVGVAELISQTKTISEYTQNNFEVYTFATIIYLIFNMTLIFGMTWLEKKVRIKGQIGGAV
- a CDS encoding ABC transporter permease subunit (The N-terminal region of this protein, as described by TIGR01726, is a three transmembrane segment that identifies a subfamily of ABC transporter permease subunits, which specificities that include histidine, arginine, glutamine, glutamate, L-cystine (sic), the opines (in Agrobacterium) octopine and nopaline, etc.) — encoded protein: MNELQLAMPALMAGFWVTLKVLVLAIIGGLAIGTVLALMRLSGKKWLSVPAALYVNYFRSVPLLLVLLWFYFAVPMMYNWITGKFFTLDTAFTSCVVAFMVFEAAYFSEIVRAGIQSIGRGQVSAAYALGMTYKQTMQLIILPQAFRKMLPLVLQQCIILFQDTTLVFAIGLVDFFRASYVRGDLMGYLTPYILGAGAVYFVISLTASTGVNMLKKRLRF
- a CDS encoding amino acid ABC transporter ATP-binding protein: MIKIRDVSKWYGNFQVLTDCTAHIHKGDVVVVCGPSGSGKSTLIKTVNGLEPFQKGTITVGDTSVGDKSTNLAKLRSRVGMVFQHFELFPHLSIKDNLTIAQVKVLGRSESEATAKGLAYLDRVGLSAHANKYPAELSGGQQQRVAIARALSMDPVAMLFDEPTSALDPEMIQEVLDVMVSLARDGMTMMCVTHEMGFARQVANRIIFMDEGNIVENCSRDEFFGGARSDRAQSFLSKILNH
- a CDS encoding homoserine kinase; its protein translation is MSVYTHLSDDEFFAFCGLYGVPFKKATPITQGIKNSNWFISTDSDADDDFSYVFTLYEERVPADIIKMATVMHALKDKLPIASPLIKKTAKGQNIGEDCVMRYENKAILVVPKLAGSHPSATDEPMCFEMGCALAILHQTLQTLQPAEEYGVPLYDWARVKERETGFMPADEAKLMNDIWDAYAKLPTDLPKGLCHLDMFTDNTLWDFSGDMPRLTGLLDFTEVSVEHYVMDIAITINDFCTTWGNASDGESVNFNTDKMNAFIKGYESIRPLTLDEKNALPVMLAYSATIFWLLRLNVIHYNREQGRTGDDIMVKNPDLMKRLASLHWGRV
- a CDS encoding Abi family protein; the encoded protein is MSKTWLDFQDQLDLLKQRGLVVGDELTAIHHLQRIGYYRLAGYAYSFRQIIPNNTPPKRRDTFIQGSHFDDIIQLYQFDKRLRLLAFEAIEQIEMAIRTDIAYTLGKRHVNAHEKSECLDAGFCNRFGKRQGKKDLYSQKSDHHAWLDKYDSLVNRAKKQAFVKHNLDTYGCLPIWVACEILDFGALSRLYGGLKYQDRQSIAKKYKTTPDLLSQWLRSLNFIRNIVAHHGRLWNVNMIDRSNISASFPNTSVRQLDNQKPFAYFYLMAHLVEIISPQSDWKVRLIQHLNHFPVPRNSAVSLQDFGYLSAFKKYGW
- a CDS encoding class II glutamine amidotransferase — encoded protein: MCQLLGMNCNTPTDIGFSFTGFRQRGGATDHHEDGFGIAFFEKSDSGRMGLRQFHDNQPSHLSPVADLINQYPIKAMNVIAHIRRATTGEKNNLANIHPFVREVWGEQWAFAHNGQMTDSFMRRTQRLSANGNAEHYAPVGTTDSELAFCYLLNRLKATFKTRPSDEALFAFLTAQCRYLSANGLFNCLISNGDWQLAYAGSLLFYLTRQAPFGEAKLSDGEMSVNFNDVTTAKDKVTVIVTIPLTTNEKWQQIAVDECLVFKDGAVVFQDTPSKKTYMSIEDGIALARSVGASI